A window of Ardenticatenales bacterium genomic DNA:
TGATTGCGGATGTGGGGATTTTGGGCGTGCCCAATGCCGGCAAATCCACCCTCCTCGCCGCCATTTCCGCTGCCCGCCCCAAAATCGCCAGCTACCCCTTCACCACCCTCGAACCCAACCTGGGCGTGGCCCAGCTCGACGACTTCGACACCATGGTCCTGGCGGACATCCCCGGCCTCATCGAAGGCGCATCGCACGGCGTGGGACTGGGGCACGACTTCTTGCGCCACATTGAGCGCACGCGCGTTCTGATCCACCTGCTGGACGGCGCGGGCGTCAATCCGGTGGAAGATTGGGCCATGATCAACCAGGAACTGGCCCTATACGATGCCGATCTGGACAGAAAGCCACAGTTGGTGGTGCTGAACAAGATGGACTTGCCCGACGCCGTGGCCTGGGAGCCGCTGGTGGCGGAGCATATCGAAGCCGCCGGCTTCCCGTTCATGTCTATCTCCGCCGTCACGGGGCAAAATGTGCGCGAGATGTTGTATCGCGTGCGCCATATGCTGGATGCCGTGCCGGCATTCCGACCACCCCGCGCCGACGAAGAAATGGTCATCATTCGCCCGCGCCAGGACGAGGAAGCGTTCACCATTTCCCGCGAGGCAGAGGGGTGGCGCGTGCGCGGGGCGCGCATTGAG
This region includes:
- the obgE gene encoding GTPase ObgE; the protein is MFYDQAKIYVCSGNGGDGMISFRREKFVPLGGPSGGDGGKGGDIVFVVNEKLTTLVRFHRQVHFKAGHGRHGGTSNKSGAGGETLRLEVPAGTVIRDTNNTLLADLTEAGQEAVILAGGKGGRGNARFASSTNQAPRIAERGEPGQEMWLTLELKLIADVGILGVPNAGKSTLLAAISAARPKIASYPFTTLEPNLGVAQLDDFDTMVLADIPGLIEGASHGVGLGHDFLRHIERTRVLIHLLDGAGVNPVEDWAMINQELALYDADLDRKPQLVVLNKMDLPDAVAWEPLVAEHIEAAGFPFMSISAVTGQNVREMLYRVRHMLDAVPAFRPPRADEEMVIIRPRQDEEAFTISREAEGWRVRGARIERVAAMTYWEFDATVLRFQRILESMGITEALEDAGIQSGDMVFIGDEALEWSE